aaattctcaagtttcattcccaatcttgatcttcttgcaGATTGAGATATCTCCTTGCACCTTCGAATCTTCCGACTCCGAGGATAGTCGCTTGGCTGGTGTAATAGCATTTTTCAATACTTCGGATTCATCATTGTCCGCAACTTCATTGGAGAATTCAAGTaacaaattctgtacaaaatactacgttaaattaaagacttcattctcacctttaattttatctcaataatatttttttgaataaaataaagatctaactttgagaaaataaataaaaaaaagattcattttttgaacaaataccttagcaCCTTCTACTTTTTTTCCTTCAATGATTGAGGATGTATTTGAAATTGGAAGCAAACCATCGAtgtagtcaacatcctaaaattataattagttattaattattatttaaaaattagatactactaatgaccaaagaagagaaaaataaactgatttttaatagaaagtgaaaaatatggattatcagtcatcttcttaattttataagaaggtgaaaaataTGGATAATCAGATATTTGAACTTCAACGATGAAGAGAAAGGTCTTGTCAATTAGGTTGAAAAAAAGTGTAGGTGTATCCCATAGATCTTCTTTCTGCagggtattacataatatattaataataaataatataaaaattaccattaaaaatatcttcactaatatttttagaaataaatattggttagaacttaccaataggagtggatcaagtatctctacacaaCTCTTTTCTAGAACTTGTTTTGCCTCCTTGTCAAAGACTACAGaacatgcaaaataaaataaaatagaattgatGAACAAAAATCAAAGAATGTTTAGATgagaataaacaaataaatttaaaatataaataatataaatttaaaataaaatagaaaaatattagtagaaaactcacTTTTTCATCAagtcaaaccatctcaattgagtatggcaatggagAATTTTCGTAACTTGGTATTGTCCATAACcgtatcactcgtatacgtacacacaaattgtcgatGGTAGAATTGATGTCTGCAATTTTATGAATACCAGCCATTGGAATAAGTAGAGAGATTTTGAATATATGTAAAAAAATggattgatgtactttaaattgtggtgctttacatctctcataacttatacttttatagttgactcataactaaaattttttaaatttgattgactttaatttaaatcaaatttgaaatttaaaaaataacaacttaagtaaaacaatccaaacaaataaaataatttaaaatttaaaaaataaccacctaagtaaaacaacccaaacttaaaatttgaaaataacaacctaaacaaataataatttataatttataaatataaatttaaaaatttctagtgatgacacctaagcaaataaactctcagactcaacgtatgaccgccacgtcagcaaatgagctccccatttgtattactataaagattaTGATGTATCAAATTTTGAAATGAAATGGTTTTTGTAGGCTGCcagtcatcatcatcaccattagATGATGACAAGCCTACACTGAGTGGTGACTGGAGGGCCTTCAGGGCAAAGCTTGTGGCTGGAGGAGTGCAATTGCTAAGGGCTGATGAAGCCTCTTCAATGGCTGATCCAGACACTGTTGTGGATCAGCCTCCACTAATAACCATTGGTGATAAATGGGCCCACAAAATCCATGAGCCTGAAAAAGGTTGCTTACTCATTGCCACTGAAAAGCTTGATGGGGTCCACATATTTGAACGGACGGTGATCCTTCTTTTGTCAACTGGGCCATTAGGCCCATCAGGGATCATACTCAACAGACCATCATTGATGTCCATCAAGGAGACAAGATCAACAGCTCTGGATGTAGAGGGCACATTTTCTAATAGTCCATTGTTTTTTGGAGGGCCCTTGGAGGAGGGGTTGTTTTTGGTGAGTCCAAAAGAGGGTAATAGTGATGAAAGTGATGATGGGGTGGGAAAGAGTGGGGTGTTTGAGGAAGTGATGAAGGGGTTGTATTATGGTGGAAAAGAGAGTGTGGGTTGTGCTGCTGAAATGGTGAAGAGGAATGTTGTTGGGCTTGGAGATTTTAGGTTCTTTGATGGGTATTGTGGTTGGGATAAAGAGCAATTGAAGGATGAGATTAGGGCTGGGTATTGGACTGTAGCTGCATGCAGCCCAAGTGTGGTTGGGTTGGCGAGTGTTGGAAGTATTGGGCTTTGGAATGAGGTCCTTGGACTTATGGGTAAAAGGAAGGTCAAATGAGTAACACGTGTCCCACGTGCCAAACAGATGGAAAAACTTTCAAGCAAGCGGTGTGTGATTCAACGACATTCATACaaaatgaaaaaggcttgtaaATTGAAATGTTGCTCCTTACTTTTGTACTTAGTTGGTTTACGAATTGAGAAATGATTTCAATCCAATGTTTAACTTCATTATTATATTAGGATTCTTTTGAAAATACAATGAATAATCATTTAAATATTTTTCCATTTAAAATTGTAACACTTTGTTGAGGCTTCAGAGTTGAGATAAGTAAAAATCGCAGCACAACACATCAACTTGTCTTCCTTCCTTCCATAACCCTGAGCCATGGAAGCAATGAATAAACCTCGATACGACGCCGTAATCCTAGGCGCCTCAGGATTTACAGGCAAATACGTAGTCCGTGAAGCCCTTAAGTTCCTCAACGTCCCATCCTCCCCACTCAAATCCATCGCACTTGCCGGACGAAACCCATCTAAACTCTCCCAGGCCCTCCAATGGGCCATCGGGCCCAACAAAGGTCCACCTCCCGATATCCCCATCCTAACCGCCGACACCTCCGACCCCTCCTCCCTCGCCGCAATCTGCTCCCAAACCTCCATCCTCCTCAACTGCGTTGGCCCCTTCCGCCTCCACGGCGACCCCGTCGTCGCTGCCTGCGCCGCCGCTGGATGTGACTATTTGGACATCTCCGGCGAGCCGGAGTTCATGGAGCGGATGGAGGCGAAGTACCACGACAGGGCTGCAGAATCGGGGGCGCTGGTGGTGTCGGCGTGCGGGTTCGATTCGGTGCCGGCGGAGCTAGGGTTGATGTTCAATTCGAGACAGTGGGTGGCGCCGGCGGTGGTGAACAGCGTGGAGGCGTACGTGAGCTTGGAATCGGAGAAGAGGATCGTCGGGAACTTCGCCACGTACGAGTCGGCGGTTCTCGGTGTTGCGAACGCGAAGCAGTTGCAGCAGCTGAGGAGGTCAAGGCCAAGAAGAGCTAGGCCTGAGGTAAGTCCAAGCTTGCATTTCAATTCTCTTGAGCTTTTCTTGCtctgtatttttttattgtcattataaaaataaatatatgaagAAAGTTACTATTGTAATAGTAGATAGGGTTGAAGTGAGTCAAATACTCAAATTAGCTCATGTGCTGGTTCAGACATGGTTGATTATAAGGTTGATAACTTGAGCTTGACCCAAGGATTCTAAGCTTCTAGCTCTCTGAGTTTTGTTATATTCaattcattagtttcattagctGATTGATATTTCATATCTTATCCAGAAAAACAAGGTACACTAATATTAGAGAAGATAACTGTAATTTCTTATAGAAGATAACTGTAATTTCTTATAGTGGATCAAGCTAGAAATAGGTTCGTTAGGTATGCCAGATTGTCTCCTCATGATAGTGAGAAAATTGCTCATATGAGTTTTGTGTTTGCTTTTACAAATAAACAAGTGTTGTGTGCAATCCTTCTCTGCCACTTTTGCATAGGTTTTGttagtgtcttttttttttgtgtgtcaaGCTGCATTTTCATGCTTGTAGATTGCTGGCCCTCCTCCTTCCAAAGGATCAACTATAGAACACCAGAAGAAAGTTGGCCTTTGGGCAGTAAAGCTACCTTCGGCAGATGCAATAGTTGTCCGAAGAACTCTGTCCACTCTAACAGAAAACCCCGGTGGTCTCCAGGGCATGAACGAGAGCGCCGATGCGGTCGCAAAAAGGGAAGCCTTCTGGTCATGCGTGAAGCCAGCTCACTTTGGTGTGAAGATAGGCTCAAAATCTCTATTGGGCATACTCCGGATCATCATGGTGGGCATATTCATTGGCCTCTTAGGTAACACTGGTTTCGGAAGGTGGCTTCTCTTGACGTTTCCCTCGGTCTTCTCTCTCGGTTGGTTCCGCAAGAAGGGTCCCTCAGAAGAGGAGGTGGAAAGTGCATCATTCAAGATGTGGTTTGTTGGAAAAGGTTTCAGCAATGAGAGTAATGCTTCACAGGGAAACACAAAACCAGACATGGAGGTAATAACAAGAGTATCTGGACCTGAGATTGGGTACGTAACCACACCAATAATTCTTGTTCAGTGTGCTCTCATAGTTCTCAGCCAAAGGAACAACCTACCAAAAGGAGGAGTCTATCCTCCAGGGATTGTGTTTGGTCCAACTGATCTTCAAGAAAAACTTGAGAAAAATGGAATGTCTTTTGATGTCATCTCAAAAAGCAGCATGTCTTCCTGACTTTTTTAGTTTCATAGTTTGCTCTTAATATGGAGAAATAAAATGTGCATAATACCGTTGTTTTACCAAGTTCTGCTTTAGATGTTTTATATTTTAGCAACTTAATACAAGACTAATTCCTGTGGCTAATTTTTGTCTGTGGGAGTGAGATGAGTCATATACTCAAACATTGTAATTTTtgatgttttttaaaattgtggaagGTACACAAGCCAGAGAGAGGCCGATTTCTgtatttcaaaattcttaatctTTTTGAAATTGACGGTCCAATCAACTTTACAATCTTAAAAATGATTACAAATATTTAGAGAATTAATGAAGTAAGAAAATATAGAAATAGAGAGAACTTTTGAGCTTTCAAGTTTTTTATGTCTTAGAATAAATGGGACCTTTGGTATTTATACACCCCAAATGATTACTATTTGGTTACTATTTGCCGACAATATTATTTGCTTTTCCTGTTTACCGATATTTACTGTTTGTTTTTGCTATTTACTGTTTGCTATTTACAAGTTCATCTCTGTAAGCTTACTataattataagaaaagaaagaataagatGATTACAAATATTTGGAGATGAACTTTTACTATTATTGCTTGTAAAGTTGATACAATCTTGAAGATGATTACAAATATTTGGAGAATTTATGAAGTAAGAAGATATAGAAGTAGAGAGAGCTTTTGAGCTTTTAAGTATTTGATGCCTTGGAATGAATGAGGCCTTTGGTATTTATAGACCCTAAATGATTACTATTTGGTTACTATTTGCCGACagtactgtttgcttttactgtttgccgacatttactgtttgcttttattgtttgccgacatttactgtttgccttttttttaCAGAAATCATTTTTTTAACTGATTTTTTACCTTGAGCTCATATACTTGttcttattgttattatatttcaAAAGGGTCTTGAGAATCTTGAAAATAAtgatttttaagataaaaaaaatccagttaaaaaaatgatttatgtaaaaaaagaaaaagaaaaagagacaaACAATAAATATCTGCAAAACAGTAAATATCGGCAAACAGTACTGTGGACAAATATTAACCAAATAGTAATCATTTGGGGTCTATAAATATCAAAGATCTCATTTATTTTAAGACATCAAAAACTTGAAAGCTCAAAAACTCTCTCTACTTTTATTATATCTTCttactttataaattttttaaatatttgtaatCACTTTCAAAATTGTATTGCaatatatattattgttattagatGTGTTTATTCAACTCTATTATTAGTTTATTGAAGAGTACACAATTAGAGTGTATATACATCTTATAAAGTAACGCTGGTTGacacaaaaaggaaagaaatgaaCCCAAATATCCATCACCATGTTAATATTGAGTCATCAACACCCGTATATATCATATCACAGTGCTCTTGAACGAGGTGCAATTTTCAATCCTGAATAATGCTTTTGTCAATCAGAGTATTGCTATTTAAGCTCTAAATGCAAAACAAGTTTTTCATCCAAAAaatgtttttctatttaatttattaactatttagatgaaagtttcattatttctttaaggaaaaaacgaaaaaaaaaagaagataaaaaataaaaaaataggggGAAAAATGGTATTAAAGGGTCAACACTAAAAGCTGTAGTATTCAGTATTTACAATGGTAAAATGTGGAGATAAATATTTAGAGCTTGGTACTTCTTTCTTGgctggtttttatgattttccatTTCATCTTATTGCTCTCAGAATTCCCCCACTTTTATCACTATTAACCCGTGTAGTTTTAGTATTCTTTGACTTATCACCACGATCAAGTGCTTCATTCTCAAAAAGCTTATTAAGCTTTGGATCTTGCAAACATCCTTTTGAAATCATCTCCTCATAGAAATCCCTGGCCTTGATGAACCACCTACACTTTACAAGCCCCTCTACCATTGTTCTGTAATGCATACAATTTGGCACCACACCATATGCCACCATTTCCATCCATATTTTCAGCGCATTTACCGGTTGCTTCAACTTGAAGAACTTTGCCAGAATTAAAAGAAAGGAATCCTCATTTGGACTCAATCCAGAACCTTTCATCCTGCTCAGAAATTCTAATGTTCCTTGATAATCTGTTCCCTCAAAAAATGCATGGTAGGTCTCAATGGTTGGACTGACATTCTCTTTTGCCATTTCGTTTAATATAATTCTTGCCTCTGCTAACTTTCC
The sequence above is drawn from the Arachis hypogaea cultivar Tifrunner chromosome 4, arahy.Tifrunner.gnm2.J5K5, whole genome shotgun sequence genome and encodes:
- the LOC112797823 gene encoding uncharacterized protein gives rise to the protein MEASLLANNSFTKSTEQLIPTIRAGSLAFSKQSSQQLRCRKVRVPYHISCCQSSSSPLDDDKPTLSGDWRAFRAKLVAGGVQLLRADEASSMADPDTVVDQPPLITIGDKWAHKIHEPEKGCLLIATEKLDGVHIFERTVILLLSTGPLGPSGIILNRPSLMSIKETRSTALDVEGTFSNSPLFFGGPLEEGLFLVSPKEGNSDESDDGVGKSGVFEEVMKGLYYGGKESVGCAAEMVKRNVVGLGDFRFFDGYCGWDKEQLKDEIRAGYWTVAACSPSVVGLASVGSIGLWNEVLGLMGKRKVK
- the LOC112797822 gene encoding probable mitochondrial saccharopine dehydrogenase-like oxidoreductase At5g39410, which produces MEAMNKPRYDAVILGASGFTGKYVVREALKFLNVPSSPLKSIALAGRNPSKLSQALQWAIGPNKGPPPDIPILTADTSDPSSLAAICSQTSILLNCVGPFRLHGDPVVAACAAAGCDYLDISGEPEFMERMEAKYHDRAAESGALVVSACGFDSVPAELGLMFNSRQWVAPAVVNSVEAYVSLESEKRIVGNFATYESAVLGVANAKQLQQLRRSRPRRARPEIAGPPPSKGSTIEHQKKVGLWAVKLPSADAIVVRRTLSTLTENPGGLQGMNESADAVAKREAFWSCVKPAHFGVKIGSKSLLGILRIIMVGIFIGLLGNTGFGRWLLLTFPSVFSLGWFRKKGPSEEEVESASFKMWFVGKGFSNESNASQGNTKPDMEVITRVSGPEIGYVTTPIILVQCALIVLSQRNNLPKGGVYPPGIVFGPTDLQEKLEKNGMSFDVISKSSMSS